In Streptomyces venezuelae, the sequence GGCGGAGTGCCCGCAGACGACGATGCCGGTGACACGGAGGACGGCGACGGCGTACTCGATGCTGGCCGCCACCCCGTCCGCACCCGGTGCGTGGGCGGGGACGAGGTTCCCGGCGGTGCGGACGACGAACAGCTCGCCCGGCTCGCTCTGGGTGATCAGTTCCGGCACCACGCGGGCGTCGGAACACCCGATGAACAGGGTCGTCGGCCGGTGCACCTCGGCCAGCCGGGCGAAAAGGTCCGCCTTGGCCGGAAACACCTCGTGCTGGAAGCGGGCGACGCCGTCCGCGAGACCGCTCGGGGCGGGCGAAGGATGCGCGGTGGGCATGGTCACTCCCTCTCGTGGGATGCGCCCCGTGCGGGGCTTGACGAGTTCCACCATGCATGAGCTGCATCTATTGTGTCCAAGACGCAATATCCATCACTGTCATTGCTGTCATCTATAGTCGGTTCCATGGCTCTGGAACTGCGTCACCTGCGCTACTTGATCGCCGTCGCCGAACACGGCAGCTTCACCCGGGCCGCCGAAGAGCTGCGGATCTCCCAGCCCACCCTGTCGCAGCAGGTGAAGCAGCTCGAACGGACCGTCGGCGTGCAGCTGCTCGACCGGACCGGGCGCACCGTGCGGCTCACCGACGCCGGCGCGACCTACGTCCACCACGCCCGCGGCGCCCTGCGGGAGCTGGCCGCGGCCGAGCGCGCCGTCCTGGACCTGGCCGACCTCTCGCGCGGCCACCTGCGCCTCGCGCTGACCCCCACCTTCACCGCGTACCTCGTGGGCCCGCTCGTCGCCGGGCTCCACACGGCGCACCCCGGCATCACCCTGGAGGTCCGGGAAATGCCCCAGGACCGGATCGAAGCCGGGCTGCTGGCCGACGAGTACGACCTCGGTCTCGCCTTCGAAGGGCCGTACCCGCCCGGGATCGCGGCGACCCCGCTGTTCACGGAAACCCTGGGCCTGGTCGCCGCCGCCGGCGCGGATCCGGGGCCGCTGCCCGTGGGAGACC encodes:
- the cynR gene encoding transcriptional regulator CynR: MALELRHLRYLIAVAEHGSFTRAAEELRISQPTLSQQVKQLERTVGVQLLDRTGRTVRLTDAGATYVHHARGALRELAAAERAVLDLADLSRGHLRLALTPTFTAYLVGPLVAGLHTAHPGITLEVREMPQDRIEAGLLADEYDLGLAFEGPYPPGIAATPLFTETLGLVAAAGADPGPLPVGDLATRRLALLSGDFATRVHVDAYLAAHGVRPDIAVEANSVQALTEIVRRTTLATVLPDAVTHDHPYLRPVPLDPALPSRTVTLLRRENAYESAAARAFTELTARLVRERGYPTCP
- a CDS encoding carbonic anhydrase; this encodes MPTAHPSPAPSGLADGVARFQHEVFPAKADLFARLAEVHRPTTLFIGCSDARVVPELITQSEPGELFVVRTAGNLVPAHAPGADGVAASIEYAVAVLRVTGIVVCGHSACGAMTALAEGTDLSAAASVAGWLRHADASVARTAEVAGPGRLSALVRENVRAQLANLATHPSVARALTAGTLTLHGWVYDIRSGGVTDVGPAAAG